The Campylobacterota bacterium genome window below encodes:
- a CDS encoding bifunctional 2-C-methyl-D-erythritol 4-phosphate cytidylyltransferase/2-C-methyl-D-erythritol 2,4-cyclodiphosphate synthase — protein MSDLTLIFLAAGNSSRFKIAVKKQWLRIGHDPLWLHVTNRIKESLPGVRILIAAHPEEIPFMRSMCDFTLIGGGATRQQSLKNALEHVDTPYVMVSDIARSCIDPSLIGRLLDAKEEADCIVPALDVVDTVVYGGETIERDRVKRIQTPQLSRTEVLRHALQSDIEYTDDSSAIVAAGGTRRFVAGDESAAKITHVSDLAAGECLPPPSSAVFTGNGFDVHGFEEGKPMMLGGVRIDSPFGFKAHSDGDVAIHALIDALLGAACLGDIGMLFPDTDDTYKNIDSKELLRECVAKLHRFGFVILHADVTIIAQTPKLAPYKEAMRQTLASLMLLPPAWVNVKATTTEHLGFVGRKEGVAVMATASVHYFDWKNG, from the coding sequence TTGTCTGATTTGACCCTGATTTTTCTTGCCGCGGGCAACTCGAGCCGTTTCAAAATTGCCGTAAAAAAACAGTGGCTTCGAATCGGGCACGATCCGCTGTGGCTTCATGTTACCAACCGTATCAAAGAATCCCTGCCGGGTGTCAGGATACTCATCGCCGCCCATCCCGAAGAGATCCCATTCATGCGCTCCATGTGCGATTTCACCCTCATCGGGGGAGGAGCAACCCGCCAGCAATCGCTCAAAAACGCCCTCGAGCATGTTGATACCCCTTACGTCATGGTCAGCGACATCGCCCGCTCCTGCATCGACCCCTCGCTCATCGGGCGGCTGCTCGACGCAAAAGAAGAAGCCGACTGCATCGTACCGGCGCTCGATGTCGTCGATACGGTCGTCTACGGCGGCGAAACGATCGAGCGAGACCGGGTAAAACGCATCCAGACGCCCCAGCTCTCCCGTACCGAAGTATTGCGGCATGCGTTGCAAAGCGACATCGAATATACCGATGACAGCAGCGCGATCGTCGCTGCCGGAGGTACGCGCCGTTTTGTCGCAGGGGATGAATCGGCGGCCAAAATCACCCATGTCTCCGACCTCGCGGCGGGAGAATGTCTCCCTCCCCCCTCTTCGGCCGTCTTTACGGGCAACGGGTTTGATGTCCACGGTTTCGAAGAGGGCAAACCGATGATGCTCGGCGGGGTCCGCATCGATTCCCCTTTCGGTTTCAAAGCGCACAGCGACGGCGACGTCGCGATCCATGCCCTGATCGACGCGCTGCTGGGTGCGGCATGCCTGGGCGACATCGGGATGCTTTTCCCCGATACCGACGACACCTACAAAAATATCGACTCCAAAGAACTTTTGCGCGAATGCGTCGCGAAACTTCACCGTTTCGGGTTTGTCATTCTGCACGCCGATGTGACGATCATCGCCCAAACTCCGAAACTTGCACCCTACAAAGAGGCAATGCGCCAAACTTTGGCATCATTAATGCTTCTCCCTCCTGCATGGGTCAACGTCAAAGCGACGACCACGGAGCATCTGGGGTTTGTCGGGCGCAAAGAAGGCGTCGCCGTCATGGCCACAGCATCGGTACACTATTTTGATTGGAAAAACGGATGA
- a CDS encoding response regulator yields MNVLIIENEIYLAQSIASKLSDLNHNCDITSSVKEGLRGVPYDVVLLSTNISGQDIYPVIETYKNSVVILMVSYISNDTVSKPLAAGAKDYILKPFMIEELIRKIQHFQQHERLKRQNQTYERYLTHTFNAINVHEDLDKIELPLFICSSYQKYADAFAFRYAAHHDKPIQFISLSSAKAFSDIAAIGEDSVLYITDFQNLKKSEHKAFYDLIQERSCIIASTDPVDHPPFRVIEIESDNHLFDQGEILPIEEYVKYIMIHFQNRFPDTELSKKLGISRKSLWEKRKKYGIVKKK; encoded by the coding sequence ATGAACGTATTAATTATCGAAAATGAGATCTATCTCGCCCAAAGCATCGCTTCGAAACTGAGCGACCTGAACCACAACTGCGACATCACCAGTTCGGTCAAAGAGGGGCTTCGCGGCGTCCCCTACGACGTTGTCCTTTTGTCGACCAACATCAGCGGGCAGGACATCTATCCCGTCATCGAGACGTACAAAAATTCCGTCGTCATCCTGATGGTCAGCTACATCAGCAACGACACGGTTTCCAAGCCGCTCGCCGCGGGGGCCAAAGACTACATCCTCAAGCCCTTCATGATCGAAGAGCTGATCCGGAAAATCCAGCATTTCCAGCAGCACGAACGGCTCAAACGCCAGAACCAGACGTACGAACGCTATCTCACCCATACGTTCAACGCCATCAACGTCCACGAAGATCTCGATAAAATCGAACTCCCCCTTTTCATCTGCAGCAGTTACCAAAAATACGCCGACGCGTTCGCGTTCCGCTACGCCGCCCATCACGACAAACCGATCCAGTTCATCTCCCTCTCTTCGGCCAAAGCATTCAGTGACATCGCCGCCATCGGGGAGGATTCGGTCCTCTACATCACCGATTTTCAGAACCTCAAAAAAAGCGAACACAAAGCGTTTTACGATCTGATACAGGAACGCTCCTGCATCATCGCCAGTACCGATCCGGTCGACCATCCCCCTTTCCGCGTCATCGAGATCGAAAGCGACAACCACCTCTTCGACCAGGGAGAGATCCTTCCGATCGAAGAGTACGTCAAATACATCATGATCCATTTCCAAAACCGGTTCCCCGACACCGAGCTGTCGAAGAAACTGGGAATTTCGCGCAAAAGCCTATGGGAAAAGAGAAAGAAATATGGCATCGTCAAGAAAAAATAG